A window of the Polaribacter batillariae genome harbors these coding sequences:
- a CDS encoding FKBP-type peptidyl-prolyl cis-trans isomerase, which yields MKVIKILAAVTLTVTMFSCGKQIKEVKTLEKEIDSVSYAIGLNLANQFKANLKEVNKDAFIQGYLNGVDSTNLLIEAKDVQNIINTYLRKKQMAQMKEQQEKAAKEAAVKFADNKKAGEDFLAENKTKEGVITTDSGLQYIVLKEGTGEKPASAKTRVKVHYHGTNLEGKVFDSSVDRGKPSEFNLNQVIKGWTEGLQLMKVGSKYKFFIPQELAYGAQQKGENIKPFSTLIFEVELLDIVKQ from the coding sequence ATGAAAGTAATAAAAATTTTAGCAGCAGTAACTCTTACAGTAACAATGTTTTCTTGCGGAAAACAAATAAAAGAAGTTAAAACCTTAGAAAAAGAAATCGATTCTGTAAGTTATGCCATTGGTTTAAACTTGGCGAATCAATTTAAAGCAAATTTAAAAGAAGTAAATAAAGATGCATTTATTCAAGGATATTTAAACGGAGTAGATTCTACAAATTTATTAATTGAAGCAAAAGACGTTCAAAATATTATAAATACTTATTTAAGAAAAAAGCAAATGGCTCAAATGAAAGAGCAGCAAGAAAAAGCAGCAAAAGAAGCAGCAGTTAAATTTGCAGACAATAAAAAAGCAGGAGAAGACTTTTTAGCAGAAAACAAAACAAAAGAGGGTGTAATAACTACAGATAGTGGTTTACAGTATATTGTTTTGAAAGAAGGCACAGGAGAAAAACCAGCATCAGCAAAAACTAGAGTAAAAGTACATTACCATGGAACCAATTTAGAAGGTAAAGTTTTCGATAGTTCTGTAGATAGAGGAAAACCTTCGGAATTTAATTTAAATCAAGTAATTAAAGGTTGGACAGAAGGTTTACAATTGATGAAAGTTGGTTCTAAATACAAGTTTTTTATTCCTCAAGAGTTAGCTTATGGAGCGCAACAAAAAGGCGAAAACATTAAGCCATTTTCTACTTTAATATTCGAAGTAGAACTTTTAGATATTGTAAAGCAATAA
- a CDS encoding DUF2490 domain-containing protein codes for MRKIIIVLCLSFIAYKTQAQKLAENQLGAWYMYNGSHKLSEKYSLKTMAHFRYYELASEFQQEIYRLGLNYTFTPKTNVTLGLSYATGDLAYDTSSANLYEYRFYEDLNLNSKWGKFNAKHRVRLEQRFIHKNIVIDEFQNWIRYDLNISYPFSKTWSVYAFNEIFLNLNRSKRFVQNWTGAGFLHKLNNNIKLKMGYFQIKLPTKVLKRVQLGIILNTNFSKKTN; via the coding sequence ATGCGTAAAATAATTATTGTATTGTGTTTGAGTTTTATAGCGTATAAAACTCAGGCACAAAAACTGGCCGAAAATCAATTAGGAGCTTGGTATATGTATAATGGTTCTCATAAATTATCAGAAAAATATTCTTTAAAAACGATGGCACACTTTAGATATTACGAACTTGCCAGTGAGTTTCAACAAGAAATTTATAGATTAGGTCTTAATTATACTTTTACCCCAAAAACCAATGTAACTTTAGGGCTTAGTTACGCTACAGGAGACTTGGCGTACGATACTTCTTCTGCAAATTTATATGAGTATCGTTTTTATGAAGATTTAAATTTAAATTCGAAATGGGGTAAATTTAATGCCAAACATCGTGTTAGGCTCGAACAACGTTTTATTCATAAAAATATCGTAATAGATGAGTTTCAAAATTGGATTCGTTACGACTTAAATATTAGCTATCCATTTTCTAAAACTTGGAGTGTATATGCTTTTAATGAAATATTTTTAAATTTAAATAGATCTAAAAGATTTGTTCAAAACTGGACAGGCGCTGGATTCTTACACAAATTAAACAACAATATTAAATTAAAAATGGGGTATTTTCAAATTAAACTTCCAACTAAAGTTTTAAAAAGGGTACAATTAGGTATTATTTTAAACACCAATTTTTCTAAAAAAACAAACTAA
- a CDS encoding IS110 family transposase gives MNKDIKYFGIDISHLFFDVTDSDGNYYQFKNNLTGFKKFVKLLDLKSHCVMEATGYYHYQLAYYLQEKGFKLSVENPLSVKRFIQMKLSKIKTDKSDSKLICEYAKQVKLKLWKGNSKHQLECLQMTRTLSAYTKQSTMLKNKLHGEAVLGTPSKSVVRSLKRSLKHVEKEIKTIEEDLLILVKEVHNDVLTRLKSIPGIGPKTSLMLVVLTDGFERFTSGSELCSYAGLTPTIRQSGSSVKGRSRISKIGNQKLRNLLFMCSFNACKYNKACRDLYQRIVAKGKSKKLALIAVCNKLLKQVFAIAKSGLIYDENYKSTFVKN, from the coding sequence ATGAATAAAGATATTAAATATTTTGGAATAGACATCAGTCATTTATTTTTTGATGTCACAGATTCAGATGGCAATTATTACCAGTTTAAAAACAATTTAACAGGCTTTAAAAAGTTTGTAAAATTATTAGATTTAAAGAGTCATTGCGTGATGGAAGCTACCGGTTATTATCATTACCAATTAGCCTATTATTTACAAGAAAAAGGTTTTAAATTATCGGTAGAAAATCCATTATCGGTAAAACGTTTTATTCAAATGAAATTGTCTAAAATAAAGACAGATAAGAGCGATTCTAAACTAATTTGTGAGTATGCAAAGCAGGTTAAATTAAAGTTGTGGAAAGGCAATTCTAAACATCAGCTGGAATGTTTACAAATGACAAGAACCCTTTCAGCATATACAAAGCAGAGCACTATGCTGAAAAATAAATTACATGGCGAAGCCGTTTTAGGTACACCAAGTAAATCTGTTGTGAGGTCTTTAAAACGCAGTTTAAAACATGTTGAGAAAGAAATAAAAACGATAGAAGAAGACCTATTAATTTTAGTAAAAGAAGTTCATAACGATGTTTTAACACGTTTAAAAAGCATCCCAGGCATTGGTCCCAAAACCTCTTTAATGTTAGTAGTTTTAACCGATGGATTTGAGCGTTTTACGAGTGGTAGTGAATTGTGTAGTTATGCAGGTCTAACGCCAACAATTAGACAAAGTGGTAGTAGTGTAAAAGGACGATCGAGAATAAGTAAAATAGGGAATCAAAAACTAAGAAATTTATTGTTTATGTGTAGTTTTAATGCGTGCAAATACAACAAGGCTTGTCGAGATCTTTATCAACGAATCGTAGCCAAGGGAAAGAGCAAAAAATTAGCCTTAATCGCAGTCTGTAATAAACTACTAAAACAGGTCTTTGCAATAGCAAAATCAGGATTAATATATGATGAAAATTATAAAAGTACTTTCGTAAAAAATTAA
- a CDS encoding FKBP-type peptidyl-prolyl cis-trans isomerase: MTVDYTIYVADGKKIQSTFDKGGQKLVFRLDDKTKPMITGFKEGVLTLREGEKARFFIPYYLAFGEQQYGPFPAKADVVFEVEVLKVGT; this comes from the coding sequence ATTACTGTAGATTATACAATTTATGTAGCAGATGGTAAAAAAATTCAATCTACTTTCGATAAAGGTGGTCAAAAACTTGTTTTTCGGTTAGATGATAAAACAAAACCTATGATTACAGGTTTTAAAGAAGGAGTTTTAACGTTAAGAGAAGGAGAAAAAGCTCGTTTTTTTATTCCTTATTACCTTGCTTTTGGCGAGCAACAATATGGACCATTTCCAGCAAAAGCAGATGTTGTTTTTGAAGTGGAAGTTTTAAAAGTAGGTACATAA
- a CDS encoding WD40/YVTN/BNR-like repeat-containing protein, translated as MKKLIILLFLCSTSLLFSQEFSMDLAKDMKPRNIGPGGMSGRVTSIDVVASNPEIMYVGTASGGIWKSTSGGVKWKPIFEKELTASIGAVAIQQSNPSVIWAGTGEGNPRNSLNGGFGIYKSLDAGKTWKAMGLEKTRHIHRVIIDPTNPNVVYVGAIGSPWGEHKERGVYKTTDGGKTWKQILFTNIRSGAADLIMDPKNPNKIIAAMWEHKRDPWFFKSGGEGSGLYITHDGGDHWKKITEKEGFPKGELGRIGVAIAPSEQNIIYALVEAKKNALYKSEDGGFKWKKINDKPGIGNRPFYYSEIYVDPQNENRVYTIFTYVNVSQDGGKNFKQLMPAYGVDNGVHPDHHAWWIHPNNGKFMIDGNDGGLNITKDGGKSWRFIGNIPVAQFYHINVDNEFPYNVYGGMQDNGSWRGPAYVWKAQGIRNSYWQEISFGDGFDVVPDKDDSRYGWTMSQQGYVSRFDYLTGNNYGVQPTHKDPNVKLRFNWNAAINIDPFDHSTLYFGSQFVHKSTDKGLTWTVISPDLSTNNPEKLKQSESGGLTMDATGAENHCTILVIEPTPLEKDVLWAATDDGQVHITKNGGKSWTNVAKNIKGLPEFSWITQIKASNKNKGEALLVANDYRRFNYTPYAYRTKNYGKTWERIVDENDVQSYTLCIIEDPENKNLLFLGTDDGLYISIDAGNKWIKWTNGFPTVPVKDLIIHPREHDLVIGTFGRAAWVLDDIRPLRAIAKQSFNAKKLHLFQPPTAYQAASQQPTGSRFGADAMYQGENRKRGAMISYYIDKPEVNKKEKRDKKRDKKDDNVISSEAEKSNNVKFDSIKLEIFDGARQIRTLKFKAPKESGIHKTTWFLREKGVARASRKINKSKREPAGVSVKPGTYRLKMTYGNEVSEQNIKVEFDPRLQISETAINQKYNASKALEKYQEKIANVVEQLVESKNTATSIKTNLSKEDKKKYKEEIKASTEIIKKIDTLISKFLGSIDKRQGITRNPEVTVNQRFYKASSYIRSRFGEQTSTETVLMHQFKEEFKKVVSETNAFFNNNWQKYKSATENIKISPFKETKIYSTN; from the coding sequence ATGAAAAAACTAATCATACTGCTTTTTTTATGCAGCACCTCTCTCCTCTTTTCACAAGAGTTTTCTATGGATTTGGCAAAAGATATGAAACCCAGAAATATTGGCCCTGGAGGCATGTCTGGACGTGTAACTTCCATCGATGTTGTAGCATCTAACCCAGAAATTATGTACGTTGGAACAGCTTCTGGTGGAATCTGGAAATCTACTTCTGGGGGCGTTAAATGGAAACCCATTTTCGAAAAAGAATTAACCGCTTCTATTGGTGCAGTTGCCATACAGCAATCGAACCCAAGTGTCATTTGGGCAGGAACAGGAGAAGGAAATCCGAGAAATAGTTTAAATGGTGGTTTCGGAATTTACAAATCTTTAGATGCCGGAAAAACGTGGAAAGCAATGGGTCTAGAAAAAACACGCCATATTCATAGAGTTATTATAGATCCTACAAACCCCAATGTGGTTTATGTTGGTGCTATTGGTTCTCCTTGGGGCGAACACAAAGAGCGTGGAGTTTATAAAACTACTGATGGTGGAAAAACTTGGAAACAAATACTCTTTACAAACATTCGATCTGGAGCAGCAGATTTAATTATGGATCCAAAAAATCCGAATAAAATAATCGCAGCTATGTGGGAGCACAAACGCGATCCTTGGTTTTTTAAATCTGGTGGCGAAGGAAGTGGATTGTATATTACACACGATGGTGGAGATCATTGGAAAAAAATTACCGAAAAAGAAGGTTTTCCTAAAGGAGAATTGGGCAGAATTGGAGTTGCTATTGCACCTAGTGAACAAAACATTATTTACGCTTTGGTCGAAGCAAAAAAAAATGCATTGTATAAAAGTGAAGATGGTGGTTTTAAATGGAAAAAAATAAACGATAAACCCGGTATTGGAAACCGCCCATTTTATTATTCAGAAATTTATGTAGATCCACAAAACGAAAACAGAGTATATACTATTTTTACTTACGTAAACGTTTCGCAAGATGGTGGCAAAAACTTTAAGCAATTAATGCCTGCTTATGGTGTAGATAATGGAGTGCATCCAGACCATCATGCATGGTGGATTCATCCAAATAACGGAAAATTTATGATTGATGGAAATGATGGAGGTTTAAATATTACCAAAGATGGTGGCAAATCTTGGCGTTTTATAGGAAACATTCCTGTCGCACAATTTTATCATATTAATGTAGATAACGAATTTCCGTATAACGTTTATGGGGGAATGCAAGACAATGGCTCCTGGAGAGGTCCCGCTTATGTATGGAAGGCTCAAGGAATTCGTAATTCGTATTGGCAAGAAATTAGTTTTGGCGATGGTTTTGATGTTGTTCCAGATAAAGATGATTCTAGATATGGATGGACGATGAGCCAGCAAGGTTATGTTTCGCGTTTCGATTATTTAACAGGAAATAATTACGGGGTGCAACCAACCCATAAAGACCCAAATGTAAAATTACGTTTCAATTGGAATGCTGCTATAAATATCGATCCTTTTGATCATTCAACGTTATACTTCGGAAGCCAGTTTGTGCATAAATCGACCGATAAAGGGTTAACCTGGACGGTTATTTCGCCAGATTTATCGACCAACAATCCAGAAAAATTAAAACAAAGCGAAAGTGGTGGTTTAACGATGGATGCAACTGGTGCCGAAAACCATTGTACCATTTTAGTAATTGAACCAACACCTTTAGAAAAAGATGTTTTATGGGCTGCTACTGATGATGGTCAAGTTCATATTACAAAAAATGGAGGCAAATCTTGGACAAACGTTGCCAAAAACATTAAAGGTTTGCCAGAATTTAGTTGGATTACTCAAATAAAAGCATCCAATAAAAACAAAGGCGAAGCACTTTTAGTTGCCAATGATTATAGACGTTTTAACTACACTCCTTACGCCTATAGAACCAAAAACTACGGAAAAACTTGGGAGCGTATTGTTGATGAAAATGATGTGCAAAGTTATACACTTTGTATTATTGAAGATCCAGAAAATAAAAATCTACTATTTTTAGGAACAGATGATGGTTTATACATTTCTATTGATGCAGGAAATAAATGGATCAAATGGACTAATGGTTTCCCTACAGTTCCTGTAAAAGACTTAATAATTCACCCAAGAGAACACGATTTAGTAATCGGAACTTTTGGGCGTGCAGCATGGGTTTTAGATGATATTCGTCCCTTAAGAGCTATCGCAAAACAAAGTTTTAATGCTAAAAAGTTACACTTATTTCAACCACCAACTGCATACCAAGCAGCATCTCAACAACCAACAGGAAGTAGATTTGGAGCAGATGCAATGTATCAAGGAGAAAACAGAAAAAGAGGCGCAATGATTTCTTATTATATCGATAAACCTGAAGTAAATAAGAAAGAAAAAAGAGACAAGAAACGAGATAAGAAAGACGATAATGTCATTTCGAGCGAAGCCGAGAAATCTAATAATGTTAAATTCGACTCCATTAAATTAGAAATTTTTGATGGTGCTCGTCAAATTAGAACACTAAAATTTAAAGCACCAAAAGAAAGTGGCATTCATAAAACTACTTGGTTTTTAAGAGAAAAAGGCGTTGCTAGAGCTTCCCGAAAAATTAACAAATCGAAAAGAGAACCTGCAGGAGTAAGTGTAAAACCAGGAACGTATCGTTTAAAAATGACCTATGGAAATGAAGTTTCTGAACAAAATATTAAAGTTGAATTCGACCCGAGGTTACAAATTTCCGAAACAGCCATCAACCAAAAATACAATGCGAGTAAAGCATTAGAAAAATATCAAGAAAAAATCGCAAATGTTGTAGAACAATTAGTAGAAAGTAAAAATACAGCAACTTCTATAAAAACAAATTTATCAAAAGAAGACAAAAAGAAATACAAAGAAGAAATAAAAGCATCTACAGAAATCATAAAAAAAATTGATACTTTAATTTCTAAATTCTTAGGTTCTATTGATAAAAGACAAGGAATTACCAGAAACCCAGAAGTTACCGTAAATCAACGTTTTTACAAAGCAAGTAGTTATATTCGTTCTCGATTTGGAGAGCAAACTTCAACAGAAACTGTTCTAATGCATCAATTTAAAGAAGAATTTAAAAAAGTAGTAAGCGAAACCAATGCCTTTTTTAATAACAATTGGCAAAAATATAAATCAGCAACCGAAAACATTAAAATTTCTCCTTTCAAGGAAACTAAAATATATTCAACAAACTAA
- a CDS encoding DHH family phosphoesterase: MILKGLDELKTFLAKPRNIVLIGHRNPDGDAMGSTLALHQYFTKKGHNPTVVVPNEYPDFLHWLPGSKDVYRFDWQNSQSQRAINNSDIIFLLDFNALHRVGCDMQNTLEKYPNDFAMIDHHQQPDDVKYMYSDITICSTCQMVYQFIEMNNDLELIDKDIATCLYTGIMTDTGSFRFRSTTSKTHRIIADLIDKGAENDRIHNNVYDSNSYNRLLLLGKALSNLQILPSYKTAYITLTNEEKKRFDFQKGDTEGVVNYALSLKGIIFAAIFIEDAEQNIIKISFRSKGNFSVNKFSRNHFEGGGHDNAAGGKSYLNMAETVTKFTLLLPKYKEELNASYEN, encoded by the coding sequence ATGATTTTAAAAGGTTTAGACGAATTAAAAACATTTCTTGCAAAACCAAGAAATATTGTACTAATAGGACACAGAAATCCAGATGGAGACGCGATGGGTTCTACATTAGCTTTGCATCAATATTTTACAAAGAAAGGCCATAACCCCACTGTTGTTGTTCCTAATGAATATCCAGATTTTTTACATTGGTTACCAGGTTCTAAAGATGTATATCGTTTCGATTGGCAAAACTCACAATCGCAAAGAGCCATTAATAATTCGGATATTATTTTTCTATTAGACTTTAATGCGTTACATAGAGTTGGTTGCGATATGCAAAATACGTTAGAGAAATATCCAAATGATTTTGCGATGATAGATCATCATCAACAACCTGATGATGTAAAATACATGTATTCAGACATAACCATATGTTCTACTTGCCAAATGGTATATCAATTTATTGAAATGAACAACGATTTGGAACTTATAGACAAAGATATTGCTACTTGTTTGTACACTGGTATTATGACAGATACTGGTTCTTTTCGATTTCGTTCTACAACTAGTAAAACACACAGAATTATAGCCGATTTAATTGATAAAGGAGCAGAAAATGATCGAATACACAACAATGTATATGATTCTAATTCGTATAATAGATTGTTATTACTAGGAAAAGCATTAAGTAATTTACAGATTTTACCATCGTATAAAACCGCTTATATTACCTTAACAAATGAAGAAAAGAAACGTTTCGATTTCCAAAAAGGAGATACAGAAGGCGTTGTAAATTATGCACTTTCTTTAAAAGGAATTATTTTTGCAGCTATTTTTATTGAAGATGCAGAACAAAATATTATTAAAATTTCGTTTCGTTCGAAAGGAAATTTCTCTGTAAATAAATTTTCGCGAAACCATTTCGAAGGTGGTGGGCACGACAATGCAGCTGGTGGAAAATCGTATTTAAATATGGCAGAAACCGTTACAAAATTTACATTATTGTTACCTAAATACAAAGAAGAATTAAATGCGTCTTATGAAAATTAA
- the gldI gene encoding gliding motility-associated peptidyl-prolyl isomerase GldI: MKIKMLLLCGVILGACSKSKPRKPIDPKPSTTIFQKTIEESRQLNKVEEEKIEQLIQKDSTHTYTNSLNGFWYTYVKKIEEDKPTPKAGDIAVIEYDIRSLNDSIIYSKEELGVKNYHVDKEDFISGIQKGIKLMKIGETITFVVPSYNAFGISGDGNKIGINKSIKSTVTLLNIN; the protein is encoded by the coding sequence ATGAAAATTAAAATGCTTTTACTTTGTGGGGTTATTTTAGGAGCTTGTTCTAAATCGAAACCAAGAAAACCCATCGATCCGAAACCATCTACAACCATTTTTCAAAAAACAATTGAAGAATCTAGACAATTAAACAAGGTAGAAGAAGAAAAAATCGAACAATTAATACAAAAAGATTCTACCCATACCTATACAAACTCTTTAAATGGATTTTGGTACACCTATGTAAAAAAAATCGAAGAAGATAAACCAACCCCCAAAGCAGGAGACATTGCAGTTATAGAATACGATATTCGCAGTTTAAACGATTCAATAATCTACAGTAAAGAAGAATTAGGGGTTAAAAACTATCACGTAGATAAAGAAGATTTTATTTCTGGAATACAAAAGGGAATAAAGTTGATGAAAATCGGAGAAACCATTACATTTGTCGTTCCATCTTATAATGCATTTGGCATTTCTGGAGATGGAAACAAAATAGGAATTAATAAAAGTATAAAAAGTACAGTAACGTTATTAAATATAAATTAA
- a CDS encoding peptidylprolyl isomerase: MKNFLSIFSLFVLLVSCANEEKYKTLKEGVYAEIQTNKGNILLDLYAKDVPMTVANFVSLAEGTNTKVTDSFAGKPYYNGIRFHRVVPNFVIQVGDHTETSTGNPGYVFGDEFPKDASGNLLYKHDDGGIVSMANGGPDGNGSQIFITHRSIPHLDGKHSVFGKTIVNSLQLQKLKKNFSDSLALSKAIDSARMAVVNKIVPFDTIHNIKIIKIGAEAKDYNASKVFDEEFAKFEKAKKEKLAEQSKLDEQRYATYLEDKKKFLAQMDEGKATKTSSGLRILKLKKTNGKKL, from the coding sequence ATGAAAAATTTTCTATCTATTTTTTCTCTATTTGTTTTACTCGTTTCTTGTGCTAATGAAGAAAAGTATAAAACCCTAAAAGAAGGTGTTTATGCAGAAATACAAACAAATAAAGGCAATATATTATTAGATTTGTATGCCAAAGACGTTCCAATGACGGTTGCCAATTTTGTTTCTTTAGCAGAAGGTACTAATACAAAAGTAACAGATTCTTTCGCAGGAAAACCATATTACAATGGCATTCGTTTTCATAGAGTGGTGCCTAACTTTGTTATTCAAGTAGGCGACCATACAGAAACGAGTACTGGCAACCCAGGGTACGTTTTTGGAGACGAGTTTCCTAAAGATGCTTCTGGAAATTTATTGTACAAACACGATGATGGGGGAATTGTATCTATGGCAAATGGTGGACCCGATGGAAATGGAAGTCAAATTTTTATTACCCACAGATCCATTCCTCATTTAGATGGAAAACACAGTGTTTTTGGAAAAACGATTGTAAATTCTTTACAATTACAAAAATTAAAGAAAAATTTTTCAGATTCTTTAGCACTTTCAAAAGCAATTGACTCTGCACGAATGGCTGTTGTAAATAAAATTGTTCCATTCGATACGATTCATAATATCAAAATAATTAAAATTGGTGCAGAGGCAAAAGATTATAACGCCTCTAAAGTGTTTGATGAAGAATTTGCCAAATTCGAAAAAGCAAAGAAAGAAAAATTAGCAGAACAATCTAAATTAGATGAACAACGATATGCAACTTATTTAGAAGATAAAAAGAAGTTTTTAGCCCAAATGGACGAAGGTAAAGCAACCAAAACAAGCTCTGGTTTGCGAATTCTAAAGTTGAAAAAAACCAATGGAAAAAAGTTGTAG
- a CDS encoding DUF819 family protein, whose product MKPIFTNDAIVFGILMLSLGFVFYTESIKTGFWPKFYKIVPGLFMAYFLPAVFTTIGIIAPEWETTRATGEIVSGGSQLYFIASRFLLPAALVLMTLSIDLKAIFNLGSKALIMFFTGTVGIIIGGPLAILLISICSPETVGGAGFDAVWRGLSTLAGSWIGGGANQTAMLEIYKYNPAKYGGMVFVDIVIANVWMAVLLIGIGRKNKINKWLKADTTAIEELKEKVSSFARKVKRNPTLTDLMIMLAIAFGTVGFGHFSAKYLGTFFGDFVASMDSQTWRNIFSFLGSSFFWLISISTIVAILLSYTKAKNYEGAGASKLGSVFIYILVATIGMKMDLKMIFDNPGLIAIGFVWMSIHAGLLVLIAKLIRAPYFFLAVGSQANVGGAASAPIVAQAFHPSLATVGVLLAVFGYAIGTVGAILCTILMELVANI is encoded by the coding sequence ATGAAACCCATTTTTACAAACGACGCCATTGTTTTTGGCATTTTAATGCTCTCTTTAGGGTTTGTTTTTTATACCGAAAGTATAAAAACTGGTTTTTGGCCGAAGTTTTACAAAATTGTTCCAGGTTTATTTATGGCGTACTTTTTACCTGCTGTTTTTACCACAATTGGCATTATTGCTCCAGAATGGGAAACCACGAGAGCAACAGGAGAAATTGTAAGTGGTGGCTCGCAACTATATTTTATTGCAAGTCGTTTTTTATTACCAGCTGCATTGGTTTTAATGACTTTAAGTATCGACTTAAAAGCTATTTTTAACTTGGGTTCTAAAGCATTAATTATGTTTTTTACAGGAACTGTAGGCATAATTATTGGTGGCCCTCTTGCCATTCTTTTAATTTCTATATGCTCTCCAGAAACGGTTGGAGGTGCTGGTTTCGATGCAGTTTGGAGAGGACTTTCTACCTTAGCAGGAAGTTGGATTGGTGGTGGAGCAAACCAAACTGCCATGTTAGAAATTTACAAATACAATCCTGCAAAATACGGAGGAATGGTTTTTGTAGATATTGTAATAGCCAATGTTTGGATGGCTGTTTTACTAATAGGAATTGGTAGAAAAAACAAAATTAACAAATGGTTAAAAGCCGACACTACTGCAATTGAAGAACTGAAAGAAAAAGTGTCTTCTTTTGCACGAAAAGTAAAAAGAAATCCAACTTTAACAGATTTAATGATTATGCTCGCCATCGCCTTTGGAACTGTAGGTTTTGGGCATTTTTCTGCAAAATACTTAGGAACATTCTTTGGCGATTTTGTAGCCTCTATGGATTCGCAAACTTGGCGAAATATCTTTTCGTTTTTAGGCTCGAGTTTTTTCTGGTTAATTAGCATTTCTACAATTGTAGCAATTTTGTTATCATATACAAAAGCAAAAAATTACGAAGGTGCAGGTGCTAGTAAATTAGGGAGTGTTTTTATTTACATTTTAGTGGCAACAATTGGTATGAAAATGGATTTAAAAATGATTTTTGACAATCCGGGTTTAATTGCCATTGGTTTCGTTTGGATGAGCATTCATGCAGGATTGCTCGTCTTAATTGCCAAACTAATTAGAGCACCTTATTTCTTTTTAGCGGTTGGAAGTCAAGCAAACGTTGGGGGTGCAGCTTCTGCCCCAATTGTAGCACAAGCTTTTCATCCTTCTTTGGCGACTGTAGGGGTTTTATTAGCCGTTTTTGGATATGCAATTGGAACAGTTGGTGCAATTTTATGTACAATTTTAATGGAATTAGTTGCAAACATTTAA
- a CDS encoding nucleoside-diphosphate kinase codes for MATNRTFTMIKPDGVENGHTGAILEKINAAGFRIVALKKTQMTKADAETFYAVHKERPFFGELVEFMTRGPIVAAILEKENAVEDFRTLIGATNPADAAEGTIRKMYATSMGENAVHGSDSDKNAVIEGNFHFSGREQF; via the coding sequence ATGGCAACAAATAGAACATTTACAATGATTAAGCCAGATGGTGTAGAAAACGGACACACTGGAGCAATCTTAGAAAAAATTAATGCAGCAGGTTTTAGAATTGTAGCTTTAAAAAAGACGCAAATGACAAAAGCAGATGCTGAAACTTTTTATGCAGTACATAAAGAGCGTCCGTTTTTTGGAGAATTAGTAGAGTTTATGACTCGTGGACCAATTGTAGCTGCAATCTTAGAAAAAGAAAATGCGGTAGAAGATTTTAGAACTTTAATTGGTGCTACCAATCCTGCTGATGCTGCTGAAGGAACCATTAGAAAAATGTATGCAACTTCTATGGGAGAAAATGCTGTACATGGTTCAGATTCTGATAAAAATGCTGTAATCGAAGGAAATTTCCATTTTTCTGGAAGAGAGCAATTTTAA
- a CDS encoding phosphatase PAP2 family protein — protein sequence MLDRIIKIDKEVLVFLNNLGNEHWDPFWLFVTNQFNWTPVFLLMIFLIIKSFGWKRGGFMILSMIVLVAFSDQFVNFIKDYTQRLRPNNDPEIDHLLRTIINPQSFSFMSGHATTSTFFTVYVTLLLKGKYKYIGLLLFFPVLFSYSRIYLGVHFPLDIFLGIALGTILGNLYFTLYKKIDKVSFAK from the coding sequence TTGCTAGATAGAATTATAAAAATAGATAAAGAAGTTTTAGTTTTCTTAAATAATTTAGGAAACGAACACTGGGATCCTTTTTGGTTGTTTGTAACCAATCAATTCAATTGGACTCCAGTGTTTCTTCTTATGATTTTTTTAATTATAAAATCTTTTGGTTGGAAACGAGGTGGTTTTATGATTTTATCTATGATTGTTTTGGTTGCTTTTTCAGATCAATTTGTAAATTTCATTAAAGATTACACGCAAAGGTTAAGACCCAACAACGACCCAGAAATAGACCATTTATTAAGAACTATAATTAACCCACAAAGTTTTAGTTTTATGTCTGGGCATGCAACCACATCTACATTTTTTACAGTTTACGTAACCTTATTGCTAAAAGGAAAATATAAATACATTGGTTTGCTATTGTTTTTTCCTGTATTGTTTTCTTACAGCCGAATCTATTTAGGCGTACATTTTCCTCTCGATATTTTTTTAGGCATAGCTTTAGGAACCATTTTAGGAAACCTATATTTTACACTCTATAAAAAAATAGATAAAGTTTCTTTTGCTAAATAA